The Clostridium aceticum genomic interval CATTATTACAGGAAGGTATAAAACTAAATCCTATTACTTAAGGGGATATAAATTATGAAGAAAGAATTAAATATCTATGCAGCAGGTGATAATGGTTTGATTATTGAATTTGGTCAGTGTATCAGCGAAGAAATCAATAGGGAAATAAGAAGCTTTCTATACTATTTGGAGATTCACACAAATAAGTTTGAAGAAATTGTTGAAATTATTCCCACTTATACTACCTTGTTTATTTTGTACAATCCTTTAGTATCTACTTATCAAGAGCTAGTAGACAAGCTAAGTCATGCAAAGGAGGAGATTTTTCAAACAGAAATCCCTGAACCACATGTTATCCACATTCCTGTACTATATGGAAAGGAATATGGCCCTGACTTAGCTGCAGTAGCACAGCATAATGACTTATCCGTAGAAGAGGTAATTGCTATCCATAGCAGCCGTCCTTACCTCATCTATATGATTGGCTTCACCCCCGGTTTCCCATATCTAGGAGGGATGTCAGAGAAAATTGCAACACCTCGGCTTAAGGTGCCTAGACAAAAAATTTCTGCAGGTTCTGTGGGAATAGCAGGGAAACAAACTGGTATTTATCCTATTGACAGTCCTGGTGGTTGGCAGGTGATAGGAAGAACACCGGCTAAGTTATTTGATCCTTCCAGGGAACCAGCTGTGTTACTTAAGGTAGGGGACTATTTAGTTTTTGAGGCCATTGATGATAAAGACTATAAAAAAATAAATCAGCTGGTAGAAAAAAATCAATATCAAGCTAAAATAACTAAATATGAGGAGTGGAAATAATGTCTAAAATCTCAATTGTAAAGCCTGGACTTATGACTACAATTCAAGATCAAGGTAGAACAGGGTATCAACATTTTGGCATGCCGGTGGCGGGGGCAATGGATATATACTCCTTGCAGTTGGCCAATTTACTAGTAGGAAATCAACGATTTGAAGCAGCCCTTGAAATCACTTTGATGGGTCCAGAAATTTTCTTCCATGATACAAGAACAGTTGCTATTACAGGTGGAGAAATCAGCATTACCGTCAATGATAGGCTGGTGCCCATGTATCAAACAATTTACTTGCAAAAAGGGGATACACTAAAGCTTGCCAATGTGTCAGTAGGAAGTCGTTCTTATTTAGCGATTTCTGGAGGATTTCATATAGAAAAAGTAATGGGAAGCTATGCTACCTACATGAGAGGAAATATAGGAGGGTTTCATGGGAGAAAGCTAATGACAGGGGATGAAATACCACTAAATCAAGAAAAACATCAAGGATATATAGGTACCAGAAGAGTACCTGTACCTCTGATTCCTGATCTTCATACAAAAAATATTCGAGTAATTATGGGACCAGAAGATGCCGCTTTTACTGAAGAAGGGAAAAGGGTATTTCAAAGAAGTGAGTACCAAGTTTCTAATCAATCGGATAGAATGGGGTATCGTTTAGAAGGACCGAAAATACAGCATGTCTCTGAAGCAGATATTATTTCAGGGGGGATCAACCTAGGAGCAATTCAAGTACCTGGAGAAGGTGTACCGATTATTATGATGGCTGACCGTCAAACCACAGGAGGGTATACAAAAATAGCTAATGTGATCTCTATAGACATCCCCTTGGTGGCTCAAAAAAAACCTGGCGATTCAATAAAGTTTGATGTCATCACTGTTGAAGAGGCACAGATGCTGCTTAGACAAAAAGAAAAAGAGCTAAAAAACTTAGAAGAGGAATTTCGCTTCATGTCTAAGAAGATCCACTCTGTAAAGGAATATCTTATTAAAGTAAAAGAAAATAGTTACCACGTAAGAGTGGAAGAGATAGAGGATGATGAGTAGATAGGGAGTCGTAGCTAAAAAAATTACTATAGGTGTTATAAAATAGATGAAATTTATAAAAAGGAGAAAATCAGATGAAGTTAGTAAGTAGGTTAATAAAGACTTTGCTGGTAATGATTTTTGTGCTTTCTCTAGATCAAACTTATCTAAATATAACAACTACAAAAGTATTACCTTCAACTGTACAAGTTCATAATCAGGAAGCTGTTGATGAAGAAAAGATGTTATATGAAAGGGGGGGAGTCTACATAGAAGATGAGGAACCGGAAGATGCAAACAACACTAACCTCAATCCAATTTTTGCAAGAGAAGATTTGTCAGAAGAAGTTATCCAAAGAATCAGTGGTGTATCTTGGAAAGAAGGGGCACCTATTGCATTGAGTGACTTGTCCTATTTGATCGTTAGCTACTGGAATTTTGATGGACAAGAGTGTATAGGAGAACTCATTGTTTATAGAAAAATTGCTGAGGAAATGTTAGAGATCTTTCAAGAGTTGTATGAAGCAGAATTTCCTATTGCAAAAATGAAACTCATTGATGAATACGGAGCTGATGATGATTTATCAATGCAGGATAACAATACTTCTGCATTTTGTTTTAGAAAGATTGAAGGAAGTCAAAAAATATCAAAACATGGTTATGGTATAGCCATTGATATAAACCCTATACAAAACCCTTATGTTAAAGGAAATAAAGTTTTACCTTCGGAAGGTAAAACATATCTTAATCGAAAAGATATTAGAAAAGGCATGATTACTGAAGGAGATGTATGTTATAATGCTTTTGTTACTAGAGGATGGGTATGGGGAGGTCAGTGGAAAACTGTTAAAGACTATCAACATTTTGAAAAAGATATTATTTAAGTGGAGGAGGAGGATGGGATTGTTTTTTAAGAAAACAATTGAATTAGACCCTATAAAGTTTCCAATAGATAGTAGTACTTCCTTTAGATGTCCTTGATTACCACCCACATCTAAAGGAAGTTTTTATTTTTAAGGTTTGTTAAAGATAAGGGTATCAGTTTTGAACACTAGGCAGTTCAGCAATAAAAGTCGTACTTTCACTTAAAATACTTTTGGCATAGATTCTTCCCCCGTGGTGTTGAAGAATTGTTTTAGCAATGGCTAGACCAAGACCATGCCCTCCGCTTTTTCTTGATCGAGATTTATCAATACGATAAAATCTATGAAATATTTTATCTATATGTTCTGGAGGTATGCCTTCACAACTGTTGGTTACAGATAAATAAAGGGTATTATAGTGTCTTTTTAAAGAGATATTTATAATACTTTTGTTATCTGTATACTTTATAGCATTATCCAAAAGAATCATCACTACTTGTTGGAGTTGCTGGTTATTGCCATGTGTAATCAGATTAGGTTCAATAGCATAGTCTAGAGAAATATTGTTTTCAAAAATAACAGCCTCCATTGTTAAAATAATATTTTCCACCGCTTCACTTAGGTTAAAGTCTGTAAAGACTAGCTTTATATCTGAATAGTCTACTTGGGTTAAATATAAAAGATCTTTAATTAAATTTGTCATTCTCTCGGTTTCTGATTTAATATAATAAAGCCATTTTGCCTGATTCTTTACAGCTTCTTCTCCACTGGATAAGAGGACATCAAGATTTGTGGTGATGACAGCAAGTGGTGTCTTTAGTTCATGGGAAGCATCTGCGATAAACTGTTTTTGTTGTTCAAAGGCTTCTTTAATAGGTTGTATGGACTTATTTGCAAAAAATTTACTAATAAAAAAAATAACAATCAGCATAATAAAACCAACGATGAAAAAGGTGTAAATAAGATTTGTAAGAAAATCCTGTTGGGGCGTAATATCTAAAAACACTATTTTATAATCATTAAAATGAGGTTTTATCATAAATCTCCAATACTTATCCTCAAGTTTCAAACTTCCTGTACTGCTATCTTGGGACAATGCAGAACTTTTTGCGGCTTCGAAAAATGTTTCCTCCATGGTAAAGATAGAGGAAGTATCTAATAGCCCACCTTCATTGTCGATGATGAGAACAAATGACACAGAAGGTTTCGGGGGCGGTTCTCCGGGATTGAACTCAGGGGATGTTCTGCCATCATCAAAGTTACGTGCTCCTTGAGGAGATCTGTCATTTGTTTTACGGTTAAATTCTGATATCCTATGAAGCTCCATCTGAATATTTCTGTGAACATTATTATAGGTGATGAAGTAGATAGAGCTAAAAGCCAGAATCATCATAACTGAAATGATGACTAAATTAAGAATAAGAAATTTATTTCTCAGCTGTTGAAACACTTAACTTTTCACCTCCAAGATATAGCCTACACCTCGTAGCGTATTGATAGCGACTTCTGAATGAAGAAACAGAAGTTTTTTTCTTAAAAAGGAAATATAAACCTCTACATGATTATGTTCCACTTCAGAATCAAATCCCCAGAGTTTTTCTATAATTAATTCCTTAGAAGAAACAAGATTTTTCCGTAAAATCAGAAGTGCCAACAGTTCACTTTCTTTTAAAGTAAGTTTTACATCTTTATTTCCGCTAGATAGCTTAAGGGTTGCGGTATTTAATTCAATATCTCCATATTTTAAGGCATTATCGGGAAGGATTTCCCCTTTTCTTCTGGATATAGCTCTTATCCTTGCTAATAACTCGTCTGTAGCAAAGGGCTTGGCTACATAATCATCAGCACCGCTGTCTAAGCCTACGATTTTATCAGAAATTTCTCCTTTTGCAGTAAGAAGAATGACGGGCGTGGTGATTCCTTCTTGTCGAATGTTTTTAAGAATGCTGAGGCCATTCATCTTAGGAAGCATGATGTCTAAAAGGATTACATCGTAAATGTCACTTAAAGCGTAATCTAATCCAGACGCTCCATCATGAAAAATATCCACCGTGTAATTATTTTTCTTTAATATTTGTGCCAAAGCTTCTGCTAGATAAATTTCATCTTCTATAATCAATATTCGCATACTATACCTCCGGTTTCTTTCCTTATATTATAGCACACAGATCCTTAAACCAACCTTAAATCAAAGGACTTATCGATGGTTAAATCTATGTAAAATTTTAAGCTTTTTTTAAGGTTCAACTTGTAAAATGAAATCAATCCAAGAAAATCAGTAAAGAAAGGAGGGGTAAAATGGCAAAAGAAGTCTTTAATAGATATGAAAACAAGTTTTTAGTTGATTATGCTACTTATCAAAAACTTCAAGACCAATTACATAGTTATATGGAGATGGATGAATTTAATAAGTCTCAGAAATTTTACACCATATGCAATATCTACTACGATACAAAGGATGATTATTTAATAAGAAATTCCTTGGGAAAACCTAAATACAAGGAAAAGTTTCGGTTGAGGGCATACGGTATTCCTAGAGAGGATGAGGAAGTATACTTAGAGGTTAAAAAGAAGGTGTATGGCTTGGTAAATAAAAGAAGAACAAAATTAAAACTAAAGGAAGCCTATGCTTTTGCAGCTACAGGTATAAAACCTGAAGTAAAACCCTATATGAACCCACAGGTGTTGAAGGAACTGGAGTATGTTTTCCAAATATATGACCTTGAACCAAGACTCTACTTAGCATACGATAGAAAAGCATTTTTCAGTAAAGAAGATAAAGATTTAAGAATTACTTTTGATACAAATATAAGAACACGAAGGTATAATCTAAAGCTGGAAGCTGGCGATTATGGGGAGAAATTATTAAAAGCTGACCAATGGCTGATGGAGGTTAAAGCAGAAAAAAGCATCCCTGTATGGTTGTCAAAAATACTCTCAGAAAATAAGGTGTATAAAACAAGCTTTTCAAAGTATGGTGCAGAATACCAGAGGATGCTATTAAATCATAAAAATGGGAAGGGAGAAATAAAATTATGCTTGAATCAATACTTAACACAACTTCAATTTACACCTCGATCCCTTTAGGAACGGCGATGTTGACAATTGTTATTTCTTTTATCTTAGGTGGGTTTGTAAGTTTTACTTATATGAAAACCTGCGAAAAGAATAGTTATTCAAGAAACTTTTTTCTGACACTGGTGTTGATTCCCATGGTAATTGCAATCATTATTCTTTTAATCGGAAGCAATGTTGCAAGAGCCTTTAGTTTGGCTGGAGCCTTTTCTATTATTAGGTTTAGGAGTGCCCCTGGGGACCCTAAGGATATTGCTTACGTTCTTTTTACCATGGCGGCAGGGCTTGCTTGTGGGGTAGGGGTTTATGGCTACGCAGTTATGTTTACAACAGTTCTTTGTATTCTTATGCTGCTGCTAAGTTTCTTCAACATTGGTGAGAAAAATTTCTCTCAGAAGTTGATAAAAATAACCATACCTGAAGATTTAGATTTTGAGGGTGCATTTGATGAAGTGTTTGAAAAGTTTACAGACAGTTATCAACTTATAAAAGTTAGAACCATTGATCTAGGCACCCTGTATCAGCTGGATTATACAGTAACGATGCATCATAAGACAAATCAAAAAGAGTTTTTAGATGCACTGCGTTGTAGAAACGGAAACTTAAATATTACATTAGCACTATCTGCTGATGGAAGAGAATGATATTTATAAATGGAGGGATTGGTAATGGATAGATTAAATATGTTAAAAAGCATAACAGCACTTGGACTAAGTGGCATACTACTGTTTGTATCCATCACTGTTTTTGAAACACATGCTACAGACTTATCAGAATTATCTCGGTTATTATTTGCAACGGAGTCGGAACTTTCTGCAGATTATGAAGCAATATTTAGTAAGGATGGCATCGTTGATATTCATGTAGAGGTTGGGGAAGAAGACTGGGCTAGTATTCTTGCAGCACCAATGGAGGAGGAGTATAAAACTGCAAAGATAACAGTGGATGGAATTACTTTAGAAAATATAGGTTTTCGAACAAAGGGAAACTCCTCTTTAAAATCTGTTGCAAGAAGTGACTCTGAGCGTTATAGCTTCAAAATCAATATTAACAAATATGTTAAGACACAAACGCTTCTAGGGCTGGATGAATTTGTTGTAAACAACAACTTCTCAGATCCTTCTTATCTTAGAGAATATTTAAGCTATGAAGCTTTACGAGAACTTGGGGCGGATGTGCCTCTTACTAACTTTGCAAATGTTTATATCAATGGTGAACTGTATGGTTTTTACCTTATGGTGGAATCTATTGAAGACAGCTTCTTAGTGAGAAGCTTCGGTGATGATGGCGGCAGTTTATACAAAGCAGATCAAGGCAGTGATCTCAAGTATGTAGAAGGTAGTGACTACAATACTTTAGAATTAAAATCAGGAAAGGACAAAAGCAAAACAGATCTTAAAAACTTTATCAAGATTTTAAATGAGATGCCAGAAGGAGAAAAAGGAGATATTGAGAGTGTACTGGAGGTAGATAGTGTATTAAGGTATTTTGCAGTAAATACAGTTTTGGGTAATTACGATAGCTATCATGGCAATAAGTCACATAATTATTATTTATATGGTCAGGATGGAAAATTCACTATTTTACCATGGGACTATAATATGTCTATTGCAGGATTTGGTGGGGGTGACCTTACAACCATTCCAATTGATGAGCCTGTCATGAGGGAAGATATAAAAAATTTCCCCCTAATTAATAATCTATTGGCGGTAGAGGAGTACAAAGAAAAATATCATAAGTACCTAGAGGAACTCCTTGATTATTTGGAAGACTTTGAAGACAGAGTGACAAAGTTAGGGGATAAGATAAGAGCTTATGTTGAGGCAGATCCTACAAAATTTTATACCATGGAGCAATTTGAGGCGAGTATAACCTATTCTGAAACCAACGAAAATATAACAATGCCTCCACAAAATATGAGAACAGAATTAGAAGGGGAAATGCAAAGACAGATACCTCCGGGAAATCGACCTGAAATGCTACAAGAATTTATGGATGGAAATATGCCTGAAAGGCTTCAAGGAGATCAAAAAGGAGATGGACCCGAAATATCACAGGAGTTTATGAATGGAGATGGGCCTGAAGGGGATCGGAAGAGAGAGCGACCTGAAATGCCACAGGGGGATATAAATGGAGATCGCCCAGAAAGACCACAAGGAGATATGCGGGGTGGTGGTATGATGGGCACTTCAACTTCTATTGTGAATTTTATAAGGGCTAGGGTGGAGAACGTCAAAAAGCAGCTAGCTGGTGAGCTTTCTACCATAGGGAATACAAGCATCACCAAACCTAAGGATTAGCAGGATAATTTCAATCATAGCATGTAGGATGTTATATTGTTAAAGCAATTGCCCTCATCGGATCAAATTAGAAATAAATAATAATCCCTTCAGAGGAAGATTGATTTATCAATCATAATCTGAAGGGATTTTAACTTATAGAAGGAACTAAAATAATCTTTGCAAAATTTTTTGAAAAATCTTATATAAAAAGATTGACAACATAATCACAGTATGATAAATTCTAAAAAAGAAAATCTGTATTTCCGATAGGAATAGTAAGAATTGATTTTTAAGGGGGCTTATTATGACAATTAAAATGAATGGTGAAGAAAAACAACTGGAAAAAGAAATGAATATATTGGAATTCTTAGCAGTTCAACAGGTAGAGATGCCGGAGATGGTTTCGGTAGAATTAAATGGAGAGATAATAGATCGGGATGATTTTGAAACTATTTTCATTAAAGAAAATGATGTGATAGAGCTTTTATACTTCATGGGGGGTGGGGGCTTTGGATTTTAATGATCATCAAATAGAAAGATATTCAAGACATATTATTTTATCAGAAGTAGGTGTTGAAGGACAGCAAAAACTGTTGGATGCGAAGGTACTTGTGATAGGAACTGGAGGTTTAGGGGCTCCCGCCGCTATGTTTTTAGCAGCAGCAGGGATCGGTACCATAGGTTTAGTAGATGCTGATCGAGTAGACCTATCCAACTTGCAAAGACAAATTATCCATCAAACAAAAGATGTTGGTAAATTAAAGGTGGTATCCGGCAAGGAAACGATTAATGAAATGAATCCAGATGTAAAGGTCATTACTTATGATACTTTTGTAAACACTTCAAACATCTTGGATATTATCAAAGACCAAGATTATGACTTTATCATTGATGGGACAGATAACTTTGCTGCTAAATTTTTAATCAACGATGCCTGTGTCCTTGCCAAGAAGCCTTTTTCCCATGCTGGTATTATAAGGTTTCATGGACAGCTGACTACCTATATTCCAGATAACAATACGCCTTGTTATCGATGTATATTTAAAGAACCACCGCCAGAGGGAGCTGTCCCTACCTGTAGTCAAGCAGGGGTGTTAGGGGTTATGGGAGGTGTGATTGGTACACTTCAGGCGACAGAAGCCATTAAATACATCTTAGGAATTGGGGAAAGTTTAGCTGGATATTTATTAACCTATGATGCCATCACAATGGAATTTAGAAAAATAAAAATAAGACATAATGCTAAATGTGGGGTATGTGGTAGTGCACCTACAATAAAAGAATTGACAGATGCAGAATATAAACCTCCTGTTTGCGGAATATAAATTAATGGGTTTAAAGAGCTTAAAGAGGTGATAGCTAGTGATCATAAAAATATCAAAAGAAGATTATAACAAAATCATAAAACAAGCAAAAGAAGAATTTCCATTAGAATGTTGTGGGCTACTGGCAGGTATAAAAACAGAGGATGAAATCTTCATAAAAAAAACTTATCCCCTTACCAATATCGATCAAAGCAGTGAGCATTTTTCTATGGATCCGAAGGAACAGTTTGCTGCTGTAAAACAGATGAGGGCAGATGGATATGTTTTGGTGGGTAACTATCATTCCCATCCCTATACACCCTCTAGACCATCAGAGGAGGATAAGCGATTGGCTTATGATGGCAATATGCTTTATGGCATACTGTCTTTAAAAGACCAACAACCGATACTTAATTTTTTTAGAATTATAGATAATCAATTGATAGAAAAGCTGGAATGGCTATTTGCCTAGACTATTATAAGGGGGAAATATGATGATCAAGATACCTCAGCAGGTTATTGAGGAAGAAAAAAGTTATAGAGATAAAGTAGAAGATTTGAAAAAAGGTATTATTGAGGCAGAGAGGTTTAAACCCTACAGAGTTTCTATGGGAATATATGAACAAAGGGACAATGATACTTATATGATTAGAACCAGAATTCCGTCGGGCGTAGTTAGTTTAAAACAACTAAGAAAAATCAGTGAACTGGCGAAGAAACATGCACATGGCTATATCCATTTTACAACGAGGCAAGATATTCAATTTCATAAGGTTACACTGGATGATACGGTAGACATCATGGAGGGACTTTTAGAAGTAGACATCGTTACAAGAGGTACAGGTGGAAATACTGCAAGGAATGTAGGTGCATCTCCCTTGTCTGGTGTGTCCCAAGAAGATGTATTTGACGTGACACCTTATGCTCTAGCCACAACCGAATATGCCCTTAAAGATCCTACCATGCTGAATCTACCTAGGAAATATAAGATGGCTTATTCCAGTTCTCCAGAGGATACGGGAAATGCAACCATTGCTGACTTAGGCTTTGTTGCAAAAATAGAAGACGGAGAAAAAGGCTTCGAGGTATACGGTGCTGGGGGATTGGGAGGCAGTCCTAATGTGGCTATTAAGCTAGAAGATTTCATTCCTGCTTCAGAAGTGCTGTATCATGTTCAAGCCATGAAGGAGTTGTTTGAAAATGAAGGAGACAGAAGCAACAAGCATAAGGCTCGTATAAGATATATACTACAACGCTTAGGTGAAGAAGGCTTTAAAGCCAAATATCAAGAGATTTTACAAAAAGTTAAAGAAGAGAAGCCGCTGGAGGTCTTTTTTAAGGAAGAAATTCCGACTAAACAGATAGGTAAACCCAATGATATTTCACATCCTCTTGTAACACAGCAAAAGGACGAAGGACATTACGCTTTATATGTGCATGCTGAAAATGGCAATCTAGAGGTTGAAAATCTTGACAAAGTGATTGATTTTATAGATGCCCTAGAATATCAAGCTTCTATAAGATTAACCAGTACCCAGGGATTTTTTGTAAGGGATTTGATAGGAAATGATATAAAAAAGTTACTGGAAATCGTAAGCAGCTTTACTTCTCCATTTGATATTGATAATTCAGTTGCATGTGCTGGTGCTGCCACCTGTAAACTGGGTTTATGTTTATCACAAAACCTTTTATCCGCTATAAAAGATAGATTTTCAAAGGTAGATGAGACCATAAAAACACAGCTTCCAAGAATTTTTATTTCTGGTTGCCAAAACTCTTGTGGGCAACATCAAAAAGGAGAAGTTGGTTTATATGGTAAAGCCAAAAGGGTAGCTGACGGATTAGTACCTATGTACGCTGTGTTGTTTGGGGGAGCTGTAGGTGTAGGTAAGGCTGTTTTAGGTAAGGACTATGGCATGATTCCAGCCCAAAAGATCCCAGACTTTTTATATGAGTTAGCTAACCTCAAAAAAGAGAGTGGGATAACAGAGGTTACAGCCTTTGTAAAAAAAGAAAAAGAGGCAGTAGTTAAACTGATAGACAGTTTTTCCAGCATAGAGTCTGAAACCGAGAATCCTAAGCTATATTATGATTTTGGTTCAGAGGAAAAGTTTTCTCTTAAAGGCAGAGGGCCGGGAGAATGTAGCGCAGGTGTGTTAGATGTTATTCAACTGGACATTTCCAACGCCGAGAGCTATATCAGTGACTTTGAAAAGACAAAGGAATCCATCAAACTATATCATGCCAGCGTGTCAGCAGCAAGGGCACTCCTAATACTGAAGGGTGTAGATACGACAAAGGATAGATTGATTCTTAAAGAATTTTCCACTCATTTTATAGATACAGGTTATGTAAAAGAAAGTATAAAAAAGCTGATAGAGAACCTTTTAGATTATAAACTTGGAGATTTAGACAGCTTAGAAAAAAATTATGAAGAAGTAAAATACCTGCTTCACAGGGTGAGCCAGATGCATGCATCCTTAAATCCAAAGTTAGAAATTACATTGGCTAAAGAGCAGGAAACAGAAGGTGCAGAAGATGCAGAGGGAGTAGTGGCGTTAACGACGGATACTTCATTAAAGATCGTGGACTTAAAGGGTGTAAAGTGCCCCATCAATTTTGTTAAGGCAAAGGTAGAAATAGCGAAAATTTCATCCAACGAGACCATAGGCTTTTATTTAGACAATGGAGACCCTATAGCAAATGTTCCTAGAAGTCTTGCTGAAGAAGGGCATGAAATTATAAAAATAGATGATAAGTATGAGGGATATAACTTGCTTATTGTCAAGAAAAAATAGAGGGGACTTAGAAATGCTTTATGATAATATTCTTCAAACCATAGGAAATACACCTACAGTAAAATTGAACAATATGGCAGTAGATGGTGATGCAGAGGTTTATTTAAAGTTAGAAATGTTTAACCCTGGAGGCTCTGTCAAGGATAGAATCGCTTTGAATATGATTGAAGATGCTGAGGAAAAAGGTCTAATTAAGCCAGGAGATACCATCGTAGAACCCACCAGTGGTAATACAGGCATAGGTCTGGC includes:
- the pxpB gene encoding 5-oxoprolinase subunit PxpB encodes the protein MKKELNIYAAGDNGLIIEFGQCISEEINREIRSFLYYLEIHTNKFEEIVEIIPTYTTLFILYNPLVSTYQELVDKLSHAKEEIFQTEIPEPHVIHIPVLYGKEYGPDLAAVAQHNDLSVEEVIAIHSSRPYLIYMIGFTPGFPYLGGMSEKIATPRLKVPRQKISAGSVGIAGKQTGIYPIDSPGGWQVIGRTPAKLFDPSREPAVLLKVGDYLVFEAIDDKDYKKINQLVEKNQYQAKITKYEEWK
- a CDS encoding biotin-dependent carboxyltransferase family protein, whose amino-acid sequence is MSKISIVKPGLMTTIQDQGRTGYQHFGMPVAGAMDIYSLQLANLLVGNQRFEAALEITLMGPEIFFHDTRTVAITGGEISITVNDRLVPMYQTIYLQKGDTLKLANVSVGSRSYLAISGGFHIEKVMGSYATYMRGNIGGFHGRKLMTGDEIPLNQEKHQGYIGTRRVPVPLIPDLHTKNIRVIMGPEDAAFTEEGKRVFQRSEYQVSNQSDRMGYRLEGPKIQHVSEADIISGGINLGAIQVPGEGVPIIMMADRQTTGGYTKIANVISIDIPLVAQKKPGDSIKFDVITVEEAQMLLRQKEKELKNLEEEFRFMSKKIHSVKEYLIKVKENSYHVRVEEIEDDE
- a CDS encoding M15 family metallopeptidase, which gives rise to MKLVSRLIKTLLVMIFVLSLDQTYLNITTTKVLPSTVQVHNQEAVDEEKMLYERGGVYIEDEEPEDANNTNLNPIFAREDLSEEVIQRISGVSWKEGAPIALSDLSYLIVSYWNFDGQECIGELIVYRKIAEEMLEIFQELYEAEFPIAKMKLIDEYGADDDLSMQDNNTSAFCFRKIEGSQKISKHGYGIAIDINPIQNPYVKGNKVLPSEGKTYLNRKDIRKGMITEGDVCYNAFVTRGWVWGGQWKTVKDYQHFEKDII
- a CDS encoding sensor histidine kinase, translating into MFQQLRNKFLILNLVIISVMMILAFSSIYFITYNNVHRNIQMELHRISEFNRKTNDRSPQGARNFDDGRTSPEFNPGEPPPKPSVSFVLIIDNEGGLLDTSSIFTMEETFFEAAKSSALSQDSSTGSLKLEDKYWRFMIKPHFNDYKIVFLDITPQQDFLTNLIYTFFIVGFIMLIVIFFISKFFANKSIQPIKEAFEQQKQFIADASHELKTPLAVITTNLDVLLSSGEEAVKNQAKWLYYIKSETERMTNLIKDLLYLTQVDYSDIKLVFTDFNLSEAVENIILTMEAVIFENNISLDYAIEPNLITHGNNQQLQQVVMILLDNAIKYTDNKSIINISLKRHYNTLYLSVTNSCEGIPPEHIDKIFHRFYRIDKSRSRKSGGHGLGLAIAKTILQHHGGRIYAKSILSESTTFIAELPSVQN
- a CDS encoding response regulator transcription factor; this encodes MRILIIEDEIYLAEALAQILKKNNYTVDIFHDGASGLDYALSDIYDVILLDIMLPKMNGLSILKNIRQEGITTPVILLTAKGEISDKIVGLDSGADDYVAKPFATDELLARIRAISRRKGEILPDNALKYGDIELNTATLKLSSGNKDVKLTLKESELLALLILRKNLVSSKELIIEKLWGFDSEVEHNHVEVYISFLRKKLLFLHSEVAINTLRGVGYILEVKS
- a CDS encoding polyphosphate polymerase domain-containing protein — protein: MAKEVFNRYENKFLVDYATYQKLQDQLHSYMEMDEFNKSQKFYTICNIYYDTKDDYLIRNSLGKPKYKEKFRLRAYGIPREDEEVYLEVKKKVYGLVNKRRTKLKLKEAYAFAATGIKPEVKPYMNPQVLKELEYVFQIYDLEPRLYLAYDRKAFFSKEDKDLRITFDTNIRTRRYNLKLEAGDYGEKLLKADQWLMEVKAEKSIPVWLSKILSENKVYKTSFSKYGAEYQRMLLNHKNGKGEIKLCLNQYLTQLQFTPRSL
- a CDS encoding DUF4956 domain-containing protein; the protein is MLESILNTTSIYTSIPLGTAMLTIVISFILGGFVSFTYMKTCEKNSYSRNFFLTLVLIPMVIAIIILLIGSNVARAFSLAGAFSIIRFRSAPGDPKDIAYVLFTMAAGLACGVGVYGYAVMFTTVLCILMLLLSFFNIGEKNFSQKLIKITIPEDLDFEGAFDEVFEKFTDSYQLIKVRTIDLGTLYQLDYTVTMHHKTNQKEFLDALRCRNGNLNITLALSADGRE
- a CDS encoding CotH kinase family protein, producing the protein MDRLNMLKSITALGLSGILLFVSITVFETHATDLSELSRLLFATESELSADYEAIFSKDGIVDIHVEVGEEDWASILAAPMEEEYKTAKITVDGITLENIGFRTKGNSSLKSVARSDSERYSFKININKYVKTQTLLGLDEFVVNNNFSDPSYLREYLSYEALRELGADVPLTNFANVYINGELYGFYLMVESIEDSFLVRSFGDDGGSLYKADQGSDLKYVEGSDYNTLELKSGKDKSKTDLKNFIKILNEMPEGEKGDIESVLEVDSVLRYFAVNTVLGNYDSYHGNKSHNYYLYGQDGKFTILPWDYNMSIAGFGGGDLTTIPIDEPVMREDIKNFPLINNLLAVEEYKEKYHKYLEELLDYLEDFEDRVTKLGDKIRAYVEADPTKFYTMEQFEASITYSETNENITMPPQNMRTELEGEMQRQIPPGNRPEMLQEFMDGNMPERLQGDQKGDGPEISQEFMNGDGPEGDRKRERPEMPQGDINGDRPERPQGDMRGGGMMGTSTSIVNFIRARVENVKKQLAGELSTIGNTSITKPKD
- the thiS gene encoding sulfur carrier protein ThiS; its protein translation is MTIKMNGEEKQLEKEMNILEFLAVQQVEMPEMVSVELNGEIIDRDDFETIFIKENDVIELLYFMGGGGFGF
- a CDS encoding HesA/MoeB/ThiF family protein — protein: MDFNDHQIERYSRHIILSEVGVEGQQKLLDAKVLVIGTGGLGAPAAMFLAAAGIGTIGLVDADRVDLSNLQRQIIHQTKDVGKLKVVSGKETINEMNPDVKVITYDTFVNTSNILDIIKDQDYDFIIDGTDNFAAKFLINDACVLAKKPFSHAGIIRFHGQLTTYIPDNNTPCYRCIFKEPPPEGAVPTCSQAGVLGVMGGVIGTLQATEAIKYILGIGESLAGYLLTYDAITMEFRKIKIRHNAKCGVCGSAPTIKELTDAEYKPPVCGI